A portion of the Luteolibacter sp. Y139 genome contains these proteins:
- a CDS encoding cell division protein FtsZ: MIEFPRDAQNTIPSSSVKIVGLGGAGTNMLDRVVLDGMDGAEMLAVNTDIRTLSGSVARERIQLGRNLTKGLGCGGDPELGQQAILEAESEIRAALKGRKIVFLCVGLGGGTGSGAAPIICRVAREEGAFVVVFATMPFSFEGRRRREQADTSLNELAVLSNALVTFDNTRMGDLVLAKQGIHEAFAAADRMISESIKAVIRLVIRPGLINVGLDDLMTALRTTRSRCLFGSGIASGKDRAQKALRNALNSPLLDQGALLRDAESVLVHLCGGQDLTLYEIELLMQSLSKHVPDKAHVLFGAAVDPSMGESLSITMVSSLPEDRLHATRTAPMERPALLEPTVGFADNEEEEEEEPVAVAPPQPAPQREVVREPVREREPVREPVREVEPAPVKKAQPPASVAKAIAAASLFDETKPVVAEFNSKPKPAPAAVEEEEMPFAEPEQSAFTIDRKPAQAVASNDDFAGKAEEIVTLKPVTEVEAEDEFPEMPELDDAPEEESPAFFTIEDEEPAPEEEPEPVAATKGDKPVVLPGVFDELDDVFAGMEDPAAPETPVVPVKARGGKGQAELSFEGGPRGKFEGGSPSLFEGEDLDVPAFLRKKR, encoded by the coding sequence ATGATCGAATTCCCACGCGACGCCCAGAACACCATTCCATCCTCCTCGGTGAAGATCGTCGGCCTCGGCGGTGCCGGTACCAACATGCTCGACCGGGTCGTCCTGGACGGCATGGACGGCGCGGAGATGCTGGCGGTGAACACCGACATCCGCACGCTGTCCGGCTCGGTGGCCCGCGAGCGCATCCAGCTCGGCCGCAATCTGACCAAGGGTCTTGGCTGCGGTGGTGATCCGGAGCTTGGCCAGCAGGCGATCCTGGAAGCGGAGTCCGAGATCCGGGCCGCGCTGAAGGGCCGCAAGATCGTTTTCCTCTGCGTGGGCCTCGGCGGTGGCACCGGCTCCGGTGCGGCACCGATCATCTGCCGCGTTGCTCGTGAGGAAGGCGCGTTCGTGGTGGTCTTCGCCACGATGCCGTTCAGCTTCGAAGGCCGTCGCCGCCGTGAGCAGGCGGATACCTCGCTCAATGAGCTGGCAGTGCTTTCGAACGCGCTGGTGACCTTCGACAACACCCGCATGGGTGATCTGGTGCTGGCGAAGCAGGGCATCCATGAAGCCTTCGCTGCGGCGGATCGCATGATCTCGGAGAGTATCAAGGCGGTGATCCGCCTGGTGATCCGCCCGGGCCTGATCAATGTGGGTCTGGATGACCTGATGACCGCACTGCGCACGACGCGCTCGCGGTGTCTCTTCGGCTCCGGCATCGCGAGTGGCAAGGACCGCGCGCAGAAGGCGCTGCGCAATGCGCTCAACAGCCCGCTGCTTGATCAAGGCGCGCTGCTGCGGGATGCGGAGAGCGTGCTCGTTCACCTCTGCGGTGGTCAGGATCTCACGCTGTATGAAATCGAGCTGCTGATGCAGAGCCTTTCGAAGCACGTGCCGGACAAGGCGCACGTCCTTTTCGGTGCGGCCGTCGATCCGAGCATGGGCGAAAGCCTGAGCATCACGATGGTCAGCTCCTTGCCTGAGGATCGCCTGCACGCGACGCGCACCGCGCCGATGGAGCGGCCTGCGTTATTAGAACCGACGGTTGGCTTTGCCGATAACGAGGAAGAGGAGGAAGAAGAGCCCGTGGCCGTGGCCCCGCCTCAACCCGCTCCCCAGCGCGAGGTGGTGCGTGAACCGGTTCGCGAGCGCGAGCCTGTGCGCGAACCTGTGCGTGAGGTCGAGCCCGCTCCGGTGAAAAAAGCCCAGCCGCCCGCGTCGGTGGCCAAGGCGATCGCTGCGGCCTCCTTGTTCGACGAGACCAAGCCGGTGGTTGCCGAATTCAACTCCAAGCCGAAGCCCGCGCCGGCTGCGGTGGAAGAAGAGGAGATGCCTTTTGCCGAACCCGAGCAGTCGGCGTTCACGATCGACCGCAAACCGGCGCAGGCGGTCGCCAGCAACGATGACTTCGCTGGCAAGGCGGAGGAGATCGTGACGCTCAAGCCAGTGACCGAAGTCGAAGCGGAAGACGAATTCCCCGAGATGCCGGAGCTGGACGATGCCCCGGAAGAAGAGTCGCCAGCTTTCTTTACGATCGAGGATGAAGAGCCTGCTCCGGAAGAAGAGCCCGAGCCGGTCGCTGCCACCAAGGGAGACAAGCCGGTGGTGCTTCCTGGTGTCTTCGATGAACTCGACGATGTTTTCGCAGGCATGGAAGACCCCGCGGCACCGGAGACGCCGGTGGTGCCCGTCAAGGCCCGTGGTGGCAAGGGGCAGGCCGAGCTCAGCTTCGAAGGCGGTCCGCGCGGCAAGTTCGAAGGCGGTTCGCCGAGCCTCTTCGAAGGCGAGGATCTGGATGTGCCGGCGTTCTTGCGGAAGAAGCGCTGA
- a CDS encoding serine/threonine-protein kinase, with product MMDTHDDIFAVARELPQHERAPYLDEACDSPEQRARVEALLKDANEADAFFAGMDAPRAPEIAEKAGDTIGRYKLLQRIGEGGFGVVFMAEQREPIIRRVALKIIKAGMDTRDVIARFEAERQALAMMEHPGIAKVFDAGATATGRPYFVMELVRGMSITTFCDVHEYDTRRRLELFSEVCAAVQHAHQKGIIHRDLKPSNIIVGLDGDRPVVKVIDFGIAKAMQQQLTDKTLFTRFEQFIGTPLYISPEQASLSAIDIDTRSDIYSLGVLLYELLTGKPPIEASELMAAGFDEMRRIIREKEAPRPSTRLATIEDEEIRTIAKARHTQPKTLGFLIRGELDWIVLKALEKDRRRRYETANALREDLGRFLRNEPVSAAAPSRLYQMRKFVERHRRGVTMAALVAAVMVAATVVSMRQAIRAKKAEDVAVASLANVAAERDEKDRARREAEDVAKFLTEVFASPDPTISGRQVTVAESLERASKKLETDFADQPDRRAHFQHALGNTYNALGLYQEAIDLQEKAYYHYLNRFGKEDERTLSTASDLALSYAFGNKPGYAGRLQEELLEFHRRHDGPDDPKTIAAMQHLAISYDTVGRATTALELRVEVLDRTLKRFGADDPRTLSAMQNLAISKDRNGDKEEALKLREEVLSKLQKVRGPEHPDTLRAISNLTISYDQAGRHEESLKLREQVLETSHKVLGSEHPETMLRMENLAGSYERVGRRDEAMRLRSNAADLRRIAMEKSPEQSLRTMVEIAAAYGQAGREGASQALWEAIGRRAEQELPAKPTWEHQDALLARAEWRARQGHWRTAAEDTSHLIDLSAQSIRFLHQAALLSRANDREGYRNLCHKALEAFANSPYLLDAERASKICWLMPGIDFDRNLAHSLSDRSLGLEDYSHSWALLNKGLCAYRLGEFQVAAEHLEKCLTSGLAPEGMAAAQAVLAMTRQSTGGNAAANEMLQAAGKTLGNAFAQADDTPQQVPFGQWYDWLIARCLYEEAARELTKP from the coding sequence ATGATGGATACCCACGACGACATCTTCGCAGTAGCCCGCGAGCTCCCGCAGCACGAGCGCGCCCCCTACCTCGATGAAGCCTGCGATTCGCCGGAGCAGCGGGCGCGGGTGGAAGCGCTGCTGAAGGACGCGAACGAAGCCGATGCTTTCTTCGCCGGCATGGATGCCCCGCGCGCGCCCGAGATCGCAGAAAAAGCGGGCGACACCATCGGCCGCTACAAGCTCCTCCAGCGCATCGGCGAAGGCGGCTTCGGCGTCGTCTTCATGGCCGAGCAACGCGAGCCCATCATCCGCCGCGTCGCGCTCAAGATCATCAAGGCCGGCATGGACACCCGCGACGTCATCGCCCGCTTCGAGGCCGAGCGACAGGCCCTCGCGATGATGGAACACCCCGGCATCGCCAAGGTCTTCGACGCCGGTGCCACCGCCACCGGTCGGCCCTACTTCGTGATGGAGCTCGTGCGCGGCATGTCCATCACCACCTTCTGCGATGTCCACGAGTACGACACCCGTCGTAGATTGGAGCTCTTCAGCGAAGTCTGCGCCGCCGTCCAGCACGCCCACCAGAAAGGCATCATCCACCGCGACCTGAAGCCATCGAATATCATCGTCGGCCTCGATGGCGACCGTCCGGTCGTGAAGGTCATCGACTTCGGCATCGCGAAGGCCATGCAGCAGCAGCTCACCGACAAGACGCTCTTCACCCGCTTCGAGCAATTCATCGGCACCCCTCTCTACATCTCACCCGAGCAGGCCAGCCTGTCCGCCATCGACATCGACACCCGCTCGGACATCTACAGCCTCGGCGTCCTTCTCTACGAATTGCTCACCGGCAAGCCACCCATCGAAGCCAGTGAATTGATGGCCGCCGGCTTCGATGAAATGCGCCGCATCATCCGCGAAAAGGAAGCCCCCCGCCCCTCCACGCGCCTGGCCACGATCGAGGACGAGGAAATCCGCACCATCGCGAAGGCCCGCCACACCCAGCCAAAGACGCTCGGCTTCCTCATCCGCGGCGAACTCGACTGGATCGTGCTGAAGGCCCTCGAAAAGGACCGCCGCCGCCGCTACGAAACCGCCAATGCCCTGCGCGAGGACCTCGGTCGTTTCCTCCGCAATGAACCCGTCAGCGCCGCCGCACCCAGCCGCCTCTATCAGATGCGGAAGTTTGTCGAACGCCACCGCAGGGGCGTCACCATGGCCGCTTTGGTCGCCGCGGTGATGGTAGCCGCCACGGTCGTTTCCATGCGCCAGGCCATCCGCGCCAAGAAGGCCGAAGACGTGGCCGTCGCCAGCCTCGCGAACGTCGCCGCCGAGCGGGATGAAAAGGACCGCGCCCGCCGCGAAGCCGAAGACGTGGCGAAATTCCTCACCGAGGTCTTCGCCAGCCCCGATCCCACCATCAGCGGCAGGCAAGTCACCGTCGCGGAATCACTCGAACGCGCCTCCAAAAAACTCGAAACCGATTTCGCGGACCAGCCCGACCGCCGCGCTCATTTCCAGCATGCGCTCGGGAACACCTACAACGCACTCGGCCTCTATCAGGAGGCGATCGATCTGCAGGAAAAAGCCTACTATCATTACCTGAACCGCTTCGGGAAAGAGGACGAGCGCACACTCTCCACGGCCAGCGATCTCGCACTCTCCTATGCCTTCGGCAACAAGCCGGGCTATGCAGGCCGCCTTCAGGAAGAGCTCCTCGAATTTCATCGCCGCCACGATGGCCCGGACGATCCGAAGACCATCGCGGCCATGCAGCATCTGGCCATTTCATACGACACCGTCGGTCGCGCCACGACCGCCTTGGAATTGCGTGTCGAGGTCTTGGACCGGACTCTCAAGCGCTTCGGGGCAGACGATCCCCGCACCTTGAGCGCGATGCAAAACCTCGCGATCTCCAAGGATCGCAACGGCGACAAGGAAGAGGCCCTCAAGTTGCGCGAGGAAGTCCTCTCCAAGCTCCAAAAGGTTCGCGGCCCGGAGCATCCCGACACCTTGCGCGCCATCAGCAACCTCACCATCTCCTATGATCAGGCCGGTCGTCACGAGGAGTCGCTGAAGCTCCGTGAGCAAGTGCTGGAAACCAGCCACAAGGTCCTTGGATCCGAGCACCCGGAAACCATGCTCAGGATGGAAAACCTCGCAGGCTCCTACGAACGCGTGGGCCGTCGCGATGAAGCGATGCGACTGCGCAGCAATGCCGCCGACCTGCGGCGAATCGCAATGGAGAAAAGCCCCGAACAATCCCTCAGGACCATGGTCGAGATCGCCGCGGCCTACGGACAAGCCGGACGTGAGGGCGCATCGCAAGCGTTGTGGGAAGCCATCGGCCGACGCGCCGAACAGGAGCTACCCGCGAAGCCCACCTGGGAGCATCAGGACGCCCTGCTGGCTCGTGCCGAATGGCGCGCTCGCCAAGGGCACTGGCGCACGGCGGCTGAGGACACGTCCCACTTGATCGATCTCAGCGCCCAGAGCATCCGCTTCCTTCATCAGGCAGCACTCCTATCGCGAGCAAACGATCGGGAAGGCTATCGCAACCTCTGCCACAAGGCTCTCGAAGCGTTCGCGAACTCCCCTTACCTGCTCGATGCCGAGCGCGCGTCAAAGATCTGCTGGCTCATGCCCGGCATCGACTTCGACCGCAACCTCGCCCACTCCCTCTCCGACCGCTCACTCGGACTTGAAGACTACTCGCACTCGTGGGCGCTGCTGAACAAGGGCCTCTGCGCCTATCGCCTCGGCGAATTCCAAGTGGCAGCAGAGCACTTGGAAAAATGCCTCACCTCCGGCCTCGCCCCCGAAGGAATGGCCGCAGCACAAGCTGTCCTCGCGATGACCCGACAGAGCACGGGCGGAAACGCCGCCGCCAACGAAATGCTCCAGGCCGCAGGCAAAACCCTCGGCAATGCCTTCGCCCAAGCCGACGATACACCCCAGCAAGTTCCCTTCGGCCAATGGTACGATTGGCTCATCGCGCGCTGCCTCTATGAAGAAGCAGCGCGTGAACTCACGAAGCCCTGA
- a CDS encoding sigma-70 family RNA polymerase sigma factor encodes MPLPPDSSREGSDVTRVLNAVAAGDDSASATLLESIYGELRRMAAGKMASERSGHTLQATALVHEAWLRLADGDQNWNNRRHFFGAASEAMRRILVENARRRATEKRGGGLAATALDEELHGIASEDEKLLQIHEVLDALETEDPLKAKIVKLRFFAGLDHNEIAALLDLNEKTIRRHWELAKVWLYRAIRGDG; translated from the coding sequence ATGCCACTCCCTCCAGATAGTTCGCGAGAAGGCAGCGACGTCACCCGCGTGCTCAATGCCGTGGCCGCAGGTGACGACTCCGCATCAGCCACGCTACTGGAGTCCATCTACGGCGAGCTACGCCGCATGGCCGCCGGCAAGATGGCGAGCGAGCGCTCCGGCCACACCTTGCAAGCCACCGCCCTCGTTCACGAAGCGTGGCTGCGTCTCGCCGATGGTGACCAGAACTGGAACAACCGCCGCCATTTCTTCGGCGCAGCCTCGGAGGCCATGCGCCGCATCCTCGTCGAAAACGCCCGCCGCCGCGCCACGGAAAAACGCGGTGGAGGTCTCGCCGCCACCGCCCTTGACGAAGAACTCCACGGCATTGCCTCCGAAGACGAAAAGCTCCTCCAAATCCACGAAGTGCTCGATGCCCTCGAAACCGAGGATCCGCTGAAAGCCAAAATCGTGAAGCTCCGCTTCTTCGCCGGCCTCGATCACAACGAGATCGCCGCCCTGCTGGACCTCAACGAAAAAACCATCCGCCGTCACTGGGAACTCGCCAAGGTCTGGCTCTACCGCGCCATCCGCGGCGACGGCTGA
- the thrC gene encoding threonine synthase, which translates to MLYHSTNNPAHRVDLKEAILRSLPPDNGLYMPDTLPVLGPEFWAIWRELSFQEIGYAVAHAFFNEDVPAAALKEIVEGTLAFDAPVIPLAPGDHILELFHGPTLAFKDFGARFMARLMGWLVRGDNRELTVLVATSGDTGGAVASAFHKVPGTRVIILYPKGKVSGLQEKQLTTLGDNITALEIDGTFDDCQRLVKSAFLDRDLSERLNLTSANSINLSRLVPQSFYYIHSARQLPEGVEPVFVIPSGNFGNLTAGLLAVQLGLPVKKFIAATNLNDVVPAYLKSGNYHPRPSTATISNAMDVGAPSNFARMQALFGNSWDAMRAKIEGVSFTDDQTRAGIREVKSLYNYEIDPHGAVGWLAARKWRASNPGNATITLETAHPSKFLDVMEQEIGKGSVEIPERLAILADREKVAIQLPANEGTFKDWLTK; encoded by the coding sequence ATGCTCTACCACTCCACCAACAATCCCGCCCACCGGGTGGACCTCAAGGAAGCGATCCTCCGCTCCCTCCCGCCGGACAATGGCCTCTACATGCCGGACACCCTTCCGGTGCTCGGCCCGGAGTTCTGGGCGATCTGGCGCGAACTTTCCTTCCAGGAAATCGGCTACGCCGTGGCGCACGCATTCTTCAACGAAGATGTGCCAGCCGCCGCGCTGAAGGAAATCGTCGAAGGCACGCTCGCCTTTGACGCACCCGTCATCCCGCTCGCACCGGGCGATCACATCCTCGAGCTCTTCCACGGACCCACCCTCGCCTTCAAGGACTTCGGTGCCCGCTTCATGGCCCGCCTGATGGGCTGGCTCGTCCGCGGCGACAATCGCGAACTCACCGTGCTCGTCGCCACCTCCGGTGATACCGGCGGCGCCGTCGCCTCGGCCTTCCACAAGGTCCCCGGCACCCGCGTCATCATCCTCTACCCGAAGGGCAAGGTCTCCGGTCTCCAGGAAAAGCAGCTCACCACCCTCGGCGACAATATCACCGCCCTGGAAATCGATGGCACCTTCGATGACTGCCAGCGCCTCGTGAAGTCCGCCTTCCTCGATCGCGACCTTTCCGAGCGCCTCAACCTGACCTCGGCGAACTCGATCAATCTCTCCCGCCTCGTCCCGCAGAGCTTCTACTATATCCATAGTGCACGCCAGCTCCCGGAAGGCGTCGAGCCTGTGTTCGTCATCCCCTCCGGCAACTTCGGCAATCTCACCGCCGGCCTCCTCGCCGTACAACTCGGCCTGCCGGTGAAGAAATTCATCGCCGCCACCAATCTCAACGACGTCGTCCCCGCCTACCTCAAGAGCGGCAACTACCACCCGCGCCCGAGCACCGCGACCATCTCGAACGCCATGGACGTCGGCGCACCCTCGAACTTCGCCCGCATGCAGGCGCTCTTCGGCAACTCGTGGGACGCCATGCGCGCCAAGATCGAAGGTGTCTCCTTCACCGATGACCAGACCCGCGCTGGGATCCGCGAGGTGAAATCGCTCTACAACTACGAGATCGACCCGCACGGAGCTGTCGGCTGGCTGGCCGCCCGCAAGTGGCGTGCCTCCAATCCCGGCAACGCGACGATCACCCTGGAAACCGCCCACCCCTCGAAGTTCCTCGACGTGATGGAACAGGAAATTGGCAAGGGCTCCGTCGAGATCCCCGAGCGCCTCGCCATCCTCGCCGATCGCGAGAAGGTGGCCATCCAGCTCCCCGCCAACGAAGGCACCTTCAAGGACTGGCTCACAAAGTAA
- a CDS encoding type II toxin-antitoxin system HicA family toxin, with the protein MGRDPVLKPQEVMRLLRKHGFEMIRQRGSHCQFKHPDGRQTTVPDHRGRDIAPPLLRQIVKDIGMIMSEFLDL; encoded by the coding sequence ATGGGCCGGGATCCCGTTCTCAAGCCGCAAGAAGTGATGCGCCTGCTCAGGAAGCATGGCTTCGAGATGATCCGCCAGCGTGGATCCCATTGCCAATTCAAACATCCTGATGGCCGACAGACCACGGTCCCGGACCATCGCGGACGCGACATCGCACCACCATTGCTACGCCAAATCGTAAAGGACATCGGCATGATCATGTCCGAATTCCTCGATCTTTAA
- a CDS encoding type II toxin-antitoxin system HicB family antitoxin, producing MRSYTAIVERCPETGLLVGYVPGLPGAHTQAESLDELQANLREVLELLLEEGEPQFEAEFMGTQTVTV from the coding sequence ATGCGATCCTACACTGCCATCGTCGAGCGATGCCCTGAGACAGGATTACTGGTCGGCTATGTTCCCGGCCTGCCGGGAGCCCATACGCAGGCCGAGTCGCTCGACGAACTCCAGGCGAACCTTCGCGAGGTCCTTGAGTTGCTGCTGGAGGAAGGTGAGCCGCAGTTCGAAGCAGAATTCATGGGAACTCAAACCGTGACGGTTTAG
- a CDS encoding homoserine kinase, translating to MLKEAIQEVRVFAPATVANVACGYDVLGFAIDAPGDEIVVRHCDKPGLHITAITGDDGKLPKNPEKNTAGVAALDLLRHLGMTDRGIEMEIHKKMPFGSGLGSSAASAVAGAYAVNYLIGEPLSKKQLLPFAMAGEASADGAWHADNVGPCLLGGIVFIRSNDELDVAQLPAPKNLWAAVVHPDIEVLTKVAREILPKDIPLVNATQQIGNLGGLLCGIIQEDYGLISRSIHDVIAEPRRQKLIPEFYKAKRAALAAGALGFSISGAGPSVFALCEGEETAKKVGDAISKVFSSIPLGNQVYVSKINPHGVHVVNEKKTK from the coding sequence ATGCTGAAGGAAGCCATCCAGGAAGTCCGCGTTTTCGCGCCCGCCACCGTTGCCAATGTCGCCTGCGGCTACGACGTGCTCGGATTCGCCATCGACGCCCCCGGGGACGAGATCGTCGTCCGTCACTGCGACAAGCCCGGCCTTCACATTACAGCCATTACCGGCGACGACGGGAAACTGCCGAAAAACCCGGAGAAAAACACCGCTGGTGTAGCCGCCCTCGACCTGCTCCGCCACCTGGGCATGACCGACCGCGGCATCGAGATGGAGATTCACAAGAAGATGCCCTTCGGCTCCGGCCTCGGCTCCTCCGCCGCCTCCGCCGTCGCCGGTGCCTACGCCGTGAACTACCTCATTGGCGAACCCCTCTCCAAAAAGCAGCTCCTCCCCTTCGCCATGGCCGGCGAAGCCTCGGCCGACGGCGCCTGGCACGCGGACAATGTCGGCCCCTGCCTCCTCGGTGGCATCGTCTTCATCCGCAGCAATGACGAGCTCGATGTCGCACAGCTCCCGGCCCCGAAGAACCTCTGGGCCGCCGTGGTGCACCCCGACATCGAGGTCCTCACCAAGGTCGCCCGCGAAATCCTCCCGAAGGACATCCCGCTCGTGAATGCCACCCAGCAGATCGGCAACCTCGGCGGCCTGCTCTGCGGCATCATTCAGGAAGACTACGGCCTCATCTCCCGCTCGATCCACGACGTCATCGCCGAGCCCCGCCGCCAGAAACTCATCCCCGAGTTCTACAAGGCCAAGCGCGCCGCCCTCGCCGCCGGAGCCCTCGGCTTCTCCATCTCCGGTGCCGGCCCCAGCGTCTTCGCCCTCTGCGAAGGCGAGGAAACCGCCAAGAAAGTCGGCGACGCCATCTCCAAGGTCTTCTCCTCGATTCCCCTCGGTAACCAAGTCTACGTCTCCAAGATCAATCCCCACGGCGTGCACGTGGTGAACGAGAAGAAGACGAAGTAA
- the purE gene encoding 5-(carboxyamino)imidazole ribonucleotide mutase — translation MQVGIIMGSTSDWPTMEHAARTLEEFGVAWEAEVVSAHRTPDKLFSYAEAARGRGLKCIIAGAGGAAHLPGMTAAITDLPVLGVPVESHALKGMDSLLSIVQMPGGIPTATFAIGKAGAINAALFAVAMLAGEDSALLEKLQAFRKKQNETVKAAELPGLPDVNHG, via the coding sequence ATGCAGGTCGGCATTATCATGGGCAGCACGTCGGATTGGCCGACGATGGAGCACGCCGCGCGCACGCTGGAAGAATTCGGCGTGGCGTGGGAGGCGGAGGTCGTCAGCGCCCACCGCACGCCGGACAAGCTGTTTTCCTACGCCGAAGCTGCCCGTGGCCGTGGGCTGAAGTGCATCATCGCCGGGGCTGGCGGGGCTGCCCACTTGCCGGGGATGACGGCGGCGATCACCGATCTGCCGGTGCTGGGCGTGCCGGTGGAGTCGCATGCGCTCAAGGGGATGGATTCGCTGCTTTCGATCGTCCAGATGCCGGGCGGGATCCCGACGGCAACCTTCGCGATCGGCAAGGCCGGGGCGATCAATGCCGCGCTTTTCGCGGTGGCGATGCTTGCCGGGGAGGATTCCGCGCTGCTGGAAAAGTTGCAGGCCTTCCGCAAGAAGCAGAATGAAACGGTGAAGGCTGCGGAACTTCCCGGATTGCCGGATGTGAACCACGGATGA
- a CDS encoding 5-(carboxyamino)imidazole ribonucleotide synthase, whose amino-acid sequence MTAPIIPPGSVLGILGGGQLGRMFCMEARRMGYRTLVWTGGLEAPAIVVADEAIDLPFDSAEALEQFVAKAAVATVEFENIPRETMEAVAAKIALHPSPNAVAICQHREREKTFLKEHGIPCAPFAVVASADELAKALGEIGTPAVLKTAAFGYDGKGQQKLTGEEDLAEVWANFGTDRAVLEAFIPFERELSVMVARSADGSVVAYDPAENRHRHHILDVSIVPARVGPAVLAEAKVIACQVADALQYDGIMGVEFFHLPDGSLLVNEMAPRPHNSGHHTLDACATSQFEQQVRIICGLPAGSPKLLSPVVMLNLLGDMWPDESVAPDWTPLFADGSAFLHLYGKRRAVGRRKMGHANFLGSDVEDALKRAEVIKAELLRGGR is encoded by the coding sequence GTGACTGCTCCTATCATTCCGCCGGGCTCGGTGCTCGGCATTCTCGGCGGCGGCCAGCTTGGCCGGATGTTCTGCATGGAGGCCCGGCGCATGGGCTATCGCACGCTGGTGTGGACCGGTGGCCTCGAGGCTCCGGCGATCGTGGTGGCGGACGAGGCGATTGATCTGCCGTTTGATTCGGCGGAAGCGCTGGAGCAGTTCGTGGCGAAGGCTGCGGTGGCGACGGTGGAGTTCGAGAACATCCCTCGCGAGACGATGGAGGCGGTGGCGGCGAAGATCGCGCTGCATCCGTCGCCGAATGCGGTGGCGATCTGCCAGCATCGCGAGCGGGAGAAGACTTTCTTAAAAGAGCATGGGATTCCGTGCGCGCCGTTTGCGGTGGTGGCGTCTGCCGATGAACTGGCGAAGGCGCTTGGCGAGATTGGAACGCCGGCGGTGCTGAAGACTGCGGCTTTCGGCTACGATGGGAAGGGGCAGCAGAAGCTGACGGGCGAGGAAGATCTCGCGGAGGTGTGGGCGAACTTCGGGACGGACCGTGCGGTGCTGGAGGCCTTCATTCCATTCGAGCGTGAGCTGTCGGTGATGGTGGCGCGCTCGGCTGATGGGTCGGTGGTGGCGTATGATCCGGCGGAGAACCGTCATCGTCATCATATCCTCGATGTTTCAATCGTGCCGGCGCGGGTGGGTCCCGCGGTGCTGGCGGAGGCCAAGGTGATCGCTTGCCAAGTGGCGGATGCGCTCCAATACGACGGCATCATGGGGGTGGAGTTTTTCCATCTGCCGGATGGTTCGCTGCTGGTGAACGAGATGGCACCGCGCCCGCACAACTCGGGTCACCACACGCTGGATGCGTGTGCGACATCGCAATTCGAGCAGCAGGTGCGGATCATCTGTGGGCTGCCGGCGGGATCGCCGAAGTTGTTGTCGCCGGTGGTGATGTTGAACCTGTTAGGCGACATGTGGCCGGATGAATCGGTGGCACCGGATTGGACGCCGTTGTTTGCGGATGGGTCGGCGTTCCTGCATCTCTATGGGAAGCGGCGCGCGGTGGGACGCCGGAAGATGGGGCATGCGAATTTCCTCGGGAGCGATGTGGAGGATGCGTTGAAGCGGGCGGAGGTGATCAAGGCGGAGTTGTTGAGGGGCGGGAGGTGA
- a CDS encoding GH25 family lysozyme, whose translation MKTPALFLLTALFLTSCGGGGFGGTSVSGSPAVLNVSGWDPKERQRGGDGYTQHDLSALRRNGALGLIARSAKGPLLDDKFGDFLSSADRQGLMLGAYHFVTMNQDPAAQADSFVDRVRATARSRGISSRKILLVGDFDNASSPERLVKFIRRVEQRTGVTPVTYLENSARLRNSLNGANPAQKSVIRRSPYWIALYSPAGTERSMGSNNLTPDELTKQYGIWDEWAMWQYGGVVWQNGHSTPKHYNTGSWPSPRYFGNMAHPMERNVFKGDEGDLQAFWNQHGWAWW comes from the coding sequence ATGAAAACCCCTGCCCTCTTCCTCCTGACGGCCCTGTTCCTCACTTCCTGCGGGGGCGGCGGCTTCGGCGGCACCAGCGTTTCCGGCTCCCCCGCCGTCCTCAATGTCTCCGGCTGGGACCCGAAGGAACGCCAGCGCGGCGGCGACGGCTACACCCAGCACGATCTCTCCGCCCTCCGGCGAAATGGCGCCCTCGGCCTCATCGCCCGCTCCGCCAAGGGCCCGCTGCTCGATGACAAATTCGGCGACTTCCTGAGTTCAGCCGACCGCCAGGGCCTCATGCTCGGCGCCTATCATTTCGTCACCATGAATCAGGATCCTGCCGCACAGGCGGACTCCTTTGTCGACCGCGTCCGCGCCACCGCCCGCAGCCGGGGGATCTCCTCGCGGAAGATCCTCCTCGTCGGCGATTTCGACAATGCCTCCTCACCGGAGCGCCTCGTCAAATTCATCCGCCGCGTGGAACAGCGCACCGGCGTGACCCCCGTGACCTATCTGGAAAACAGCGCGCGGCTCCGCAACAGCCTGAACGGAGCCAATCCCGCCCAGAAATCCGTGATCCGTCGTTCCCCCTACTGGATCGCCCTCTACAGCCCCGCCGGCACCGAGCGCTCCATGGGCTCGAACAACCTCACCCCCGACGAGCTGACGAAACAATACGGCATCTGGGACGAGTGGGCCATGTGGCAATACGGCGGCGTCGTCTGGCAAAACGGCCACTCCACCCCCAAGCACTACAACACCGGCTCCTGGCCCAGCCCCCGCTACTTCGGCAACATGGCCCACCCCATGGAGCGGAACGTCTTCAAAGGCGACGAAGGCGACCTCCAAGCCTTCTGGAACCAGCACGGCTGGGCATGGTGGTAA